The Primulina tabacum isolate GXHZ01 chromosome 7, ASM2559414v2, whole genome shotgun sequence genome includes a window with the following:
- the LOC142551469 gene encoding uncharacterized protein LOC142551469 — protein sequence MENLQEELRKKDIGWNYGRMVIPDKISDGILCNFCQKVAKGGITRLKQHLAGGFKNTKLCPKAPACVKQEMKDHFEEKLAQKTVMDSMPHFDDVFDIEEQGDDIDPHVDPSSRGKRSASTSGNSSMLMPKKPRSLGPINAFFKLDAKNQGGKAPKFNEVQKKLRSDAVQKFARWMYDAGIAFNAVKYDSFKPMIEAIGQYGPEMKPPSYHEVREPLLKEEINHTKLILKQNEEEMAKNGCTLMADGWRDRKGRSLINFLVNTPKGSMFIESVDASSYSHTGEKMFELLDKFVQKVGVNNIVQVVTDSASNNVYAGKKLIDKYPNLYWAPCAAHCLDLMFEDIFKMPDLKRALERAINVNGYIYNRTMLLNMMREFTGQRDLIRPAKTRFATAFLTMRNFQQHKQHLRKMFTSENWSKSKFAKEQTGKQAQKIILMPSFWNSIIYAMKVGGPLLEVLRLVDGRRSLPWVIYTRQWIRLRRK from the exons ATGGAAAACCTACAAGAAGAATTGAGAAAAAAAGATATTGGATGGAACTATGGGAGGATGGTTATTCCAGACAAGATTTCTGATGGAATATTATGCAACTTTTGCCAAAAAGTTGCAAAAGGTGGGATAACAAGGCTCAAACAACATCTTGCGGGAGGATTTAAAAACACAAAACTTTGTCCAAAAGCCCCAGCATGTGTTAAGCAAGAAATGAAAGATCACTTTGAAGAAAAGTTGGCCCAAAAAACTGTCATGGATTCCATGCCTCActttgatgatgtttttgataTAGAAGAGCAAGGAGATGATATTGATCCACACGTGGATCCATCCTCTCGTGGAAAGCGGTCGGCATCTACCTCGGGCAACTCGTCAATGTTAATGCCCAAAAAACCACGGTCATTGGGTCCTATAAATGCTTTCTTTAAGCTAGACGCAAAGAATCAAGGTGGTAAAGCACCCAAATTTAATGAAGTTCAGAAAAAGTTGAGGTCTGATGCAGTTCAAAAATTTGCAAGATGGATGTATGATGCAGGGATCGCATTCAATGCGGTCAAATATGACAGCTTTAAGCCAATGATCGAAGCTATTGGACAATATGGTCCTGAGATGAAACCACCTAGTTACCATGAGGTGAGAGAACCACTTTTAAAGGAGGAGATCAACCATACAAAGCTGATTTTGAAACAAAATGAAGAGGAGATGGCGAAGAATGGTTGTACTTTGATGGCTGATGGGTGGAGAGATAGAAAGGGGAGATCACttatcaatttcttggtgaATACCCCAAAAGGCAGCATGTTTATTGAATCAGTTGATGCATCTAGCTACTCTCACACGGGTGAGAAGATGTTTGAGTTGCTTGACAAGTTTGTGCAAAAAGTTGGGGTGAATAATATTGTTCAAGTGGTCACCGACAGTGCATCAAATAATGTTTATGCGG GAAAGAAGTTGATAGATAAATATCCAAACTTGTATTGGGCCCCGTGTGCAGCACATTGTTTGGATTTGATGTTTGAGGACATATTCAAAATGCCAGATTTGAAGAGGGCACTTGAGCGGGCAATTAATGTTAACGGATATATTTACAACCGAACTATGTTGTTGAACATGATGAGAGAGTTCACCGGCCAAAGAGACCTTATCAGGCCAGCTAAAACTCGTTTTGCCACCGCTTTCTTGACTATGAGAAACTTTCAGCAGCATAAGCAACATTTGAGAAAGATGTTTACGTCAGAAAATTGGAGTAAAAGCAAATTTGCGAAGGAACAGACTGGTAAGCAAGCACAGAAAATTATTTTGATGCCTTCGTTTTGGAATTCTATCATTTATGCTATGAAAGTTGGTGGCCCATTATTGGAGGTACTTCGGTTGGTGGATGGGAGAAGAAGCCTGCCATGGGTTATatatacgaggcaatggataagGCTAAGGAGAAAATAG